The following coding sequences lie in one Paenibacillus durus ATCC 35681 genomic window:
- a CDS encoding inorganic phosphate transporter, giving the protein MDTSSLLVLGIVIILALGFDFINGFHDTANAIATSVSTRALSPRTAIIMAACMNFIGAILFTGVAKTIGGSVTDPTKLDNGIEVVIATLVAAIIWNLITWWFGIPSSSSHALIGALAGAVYVGAGSDHIKWSGFRDIVEGLIFSPIIAFVIGYIVMTILKWIFAKQSPHTVNKGFRTMQIITAAFQSFTHGTNDAQKAMGIITFALVTSGRLDTMEVPVWVKISAATAMALGTSIGGWKIIKTMGTKIFKIEPINGFAADISAASVIFSATLLHLPVSTTHAITSAILGVGSAKRFSAVKWGVAGRIVVTWFITIPISAALAGIIFKILF; this is encoded by the coding sequence ATGGATACATCATCTTTATTGGTTCTAGGCATCGTCATCATACTCGCACTCGGCTTTGACTTCATCAACGGCTTCCATGATACGGCGAATGCGATTGCAACTTCCGTATCGACCCGGGCGCTGTCACCGCGTACGGCGATTATTATGGCCGCGTGCATGAACTTTATCGGAGCGATACTGTTTACCGGCGTAGCTAAGACCATCGGCGGCAGTGTAACCGATCCGACGAAGCTGGACAACGGGATCGAAGTCGTCATTGCTACGCTTGTTGCCGCGATTATCTGGAACCTGATCACCTGGTGGTTCGGTATTCCCTCTTCTTCATCCCATGCGCTGATCGGAGCGCTCGCCGGAGCGGTCTACGTAGGGGCGGGCTCGGATCATATCAAATGGAGCGGATTTAGAGACATTGTAGAAGGGCTTATCTTCTCTCCGATTATCGCTTTCGTTATCGGATATATTGTCATGACTATACTCAAATGGATTTTTGCGAAGCAAAGTCCGCATACGGTTAACAAAGGCTTCCGCACGATGCAGATCATAACGGCCGCTTTCCAGTCGTTCACTCACGGAACGAATGACGCGCAGAAAGCAATGGGGATCATTACGTTTGCGCTTGTCACCTCCGGCCGTCTGGATACGATGGAGGTTCCGGTTTGGGTAAAAATTTCGGCCGCGACCGCTATGGCGCTCGGCACCTCAATCGGCGGCTGGAAGATTATCAAGACGATGGGTACGAAAATATTCAAAATCGAACCGATCAACGGATTTGCCGCCGACATTTCGGCAGCTTCCGTTATCTTTTCGGCGACGCTGCTGCATTTGCCGGTAAGTACTACCCATGCGATCACGTCAGCAATTCTTGGCGTCGGCTCAGCGAAGCGCTTCTCCGCAGTCAAATGGGGCGTAGCGGGCCGGATCGTCGTTACCTGGTTTATTACGATACCGATCAGCGCGGCGCTGGCAGGCATTATTTTTAAAATTCTATTTTAG
- a CDS encoding amino acid ABC transporter ATP-binding protein, producing MIDFQQVDKHYGQFHVLKSINLHVEEGEVVVVVGPSGSGKSTMLRCINRLETITRGQLTVNGAAINDKKTDINKVRRDIGMVFQHFNLYPHKKVIENITLAPVKVLGVPKAEAEQTAMYYLEKVGIAGKAQSYPNQLSGGQQQRVAIARGLAMKPKIMLFDEPTSALDPEMVGEVLDVMRTLAKEGMTMVVVTHEMGFAREVADRVIFMDQGQIVEEAAPEQFFANPREERTRTFLSRVLSH from the coding sequence TTGATCGATTTTCAGCAGGTAGATAAACATTACGGACAATTCCACGTACTCAAGAGCATCAATCTGCATGTTGAGGAGGGGGAAGTGGTCGTTGTGGTCGGTCCGTCCGGCTCGGGCAAGAGTACGATGCTTCGCTGCATCAATCGTCTGGAGACGATTACGAGAGGGCAGCTTACCGTAAACGGCGCGGCCATTAATGACAAGAAGACGGATATCAACAAAGTCCGGCGGGATATCGGCATGGTGTTCCAGCACTTCAATCTGTATCCGCATAAAAAAGTAATCGAAAACATCACGCTGGCGCCTGTCAAGGTGCTGGGCGTACCGAAGGCGGAGGCCGAGCAGACGGCGATGTATTATCTGGAGAAGGTCGGCATTGCCGGCAAGGCGCAGTCCTATCCGAATCAGCTCTCCGGCGGGCAGCAGCAACGTGTGGCGATCGCCAGGGGACTTGCGATGAAGCCTAAAATCATGCTGTTCGACGAACCGACGTCGGCGCTGGACCCGGAAATGGTCGGCGAGGTGCTTGACGTTATGCGGACACTGGCCAAGGAAGGAATGACGATGGTCGTCGTTACCCACGAGATGGGCTTTGCCCGCGAGGTGGCGGATCGCGTGATCTTCATGGACCAGGGACAGATCGTGGAGGAAGCCGCTCCGGAGCAATTCTTCGCAAATCCGCGCGAGGAGCGCACGCGAACTTTTCTCAGCAGGGTATTAAGCCACTAA
- a CDS encoding transporter substrate-binding domain-containing protein has product MKKSWKLLSVMMIAMLLILAGCGGNNAGGGNAAKGESGADGIATIKERGKLLVGVKFDTKLFGLKDPASGQVEGFDIDISKAIAKHILGDENAIELKEVTSKTRIPMLNNGEIDMVVATMTITEERKKEVDFSDVYFQAGQSLLVKKGSPVKGIADITKDSTVLGSKGSTSVKNIKEKVPGVTVLEFDNYQDAFTALKTGKGDALTTDDAILYGMAAQDPNYEVVGEPFTDEPYGIAVQKGNSAVVKAINDTLAELKSSGEYDKIYEKWIGKAPAK; this is encoded by the coding sequence ATGAAAAAGAGTTGGAAGCTGTTAAGCGTAATGATGATCGCCATGCTGCTCATTCTTGCAGGCTGCGGCGGCAACAATGCGGGTGGAGGCAACGCCGCTAAGGGAGAAAGCGGAGCGGATGGAATCGCGACGATCAAAGAGCGCGGCAAACTGCTGGTCGGCGTTAAATTCGACACGAAGCTGTTCGGTCTGAAGGACCCTGCGAGCGGCCAGGTTGAAGGCTTTGACATCGACATTTCCAAAGCGATCGCGAAGCATATCCTTGGCGACGAAAATGCAATTGAGCTGAAGGAAGTAACCTCCAAGACACGGATTCCGATGCTGAACAACGGCGAAATCGATATGGTCGTAGCGACGATGACGATTACGGAAGAGCGAAAGAAAGAAGTCGATTTCTCCGACGTCTACTTCCAGGCCGGACAATCGCTGCTCGTTAAGAAAGGAAGCCCGGTTAAAGGCATCGCGGACATTACGAAAGACTCCACAGTGCTCGGCTCCAAAGGCTCCACTTCGGTTAAAAATATTAAAGAAAAAGTTCCGGGCGTAACCGTGCTCGAATTCGACAACTACCAGGATGCTTTCACTGCGCTGAAAACAGGCAAGGGCGACGCGCTGACGACGGACGACGCGATTCTCTATGGTATGGCAGCTCAAGACCCGAACTATGAAGTGGTAGGCGAACCGTTCACCGATGAGCCTTACGGCATTGCCGTGCAAAAGGGCAACAGTGCGGTAGTTAAGGCGATCAACGACACGCTGGCCGAGCTGAAATCGAGCGGCGAGTACGACAAAATCTATGAAAAATGGATCGGTAAAGCGCCGGCCAAGTAA
- a CDS encoding amino acid ABC transporter permease encodes MQFSILTDYFSTYMEGFRGTILSSLLALAGSFLLGTLIAVFRISTVRALRWFGTGYVEFIRNIPLLLVVYIFYYGPSAFGSSLDGFTAGTIGLTVYTSAFIAEAIRAGIAAVPKGQTEAARSSGLTYVQTMIYVVLPQAIKLVIPPLGNQFINLIKNSSVLTIVAGLDLMYFADIVNSDTFRTFDTYVFVALFYLVLTLPLSYGMRVWERRLQR; translated from the coding sequence ATGCAGTTTTCCATTTTGACGGACTATTTCAGCACTTATATGGAAGGATTCCGCGGTACGATTCTTTCCAGCTTGCTGGCGCTAGCAGGGAGCTTTCTGCTGGGTACCCTAATTGCAGTATTCCGCATTTCTACCGTAAGAGCGCTGAGATGGTTCGGGACCGGGTACGTTGAGTTTATCCGCAATATCCCGCTCCTGCTCGTCGTATATATTTTTTACTACGGCCCATCGGCATTCGGCTCGTCTCTGGACGGATTTACGGCCGGCACCATTGGCCTTACGGTGTATACGTCGGCGTTTATCGCCGAAGCGATCCGCGCAGGAATAGCGGCTGTTCCCAAGGGGCAGACCGAAGCGGCGCGCTCATCAGGCCTGACCTATGTGCAGACGATGATTTATGTCGTGCTGCCGCAAGCGATCAAGCTGGTTATTCCGCCGCTCGGCAACCAGTTCATCAACCTGATCAAGAATTCGTCGGTGCTGACGATCGTGGCCGGACTTGATCTAATGTATTTTGCGGATATCGTCAACAGCGATACGTTCCGTACGTTCGACACCTACGTATTCGTCGCGCTGTTCTATCTGGTGCTGACTCTGCCGCTCAGCTATGGCATGAGAGTATGGGAGCGCAGATTGCAGCGCTAA
- a CDS encoding amino acid ABC transporter permease: MDFAGAYSADNLKFLLDGLYVTLIVAFTAIILSFLLGCIIGVVRYAKVPVLSQISFVFVELSRNLPLLLIIFFMRFALPEVGIKLGLMTAAIAALTIFEGAMISEIVRGGLTSVDKGQIEAGRSSGLTGVQTLWHIVLPQGLRRMVPPLVSQFISLLKDTSLAVIISLAELMHNAGIIIGHGYNYTIPTLLLVALIYFTVNFLLSQLSKRLETKNA; the protein is encoded by the coding sequence ATGGATTTTGCCGGCGCTTACTCGGCGGATAATCTTAAATTTTTGCTGGACGGATTGTATGTCACGCTGATTGTCGCTTTTACGGCGATTATTCTCAGCTTCCTGCTTGGCTGTATCATCGGTGTCGTCCGCTATGCGAAGGTTCCGGTATTGTCGCAGATCAGCTTCGTATTTGTGGAATTGAGCCGCAACCTGCCGCTGCTGCTCATTATCTTCTTTATGCGCTTCGCGCTGCCGGAGGTTGGAATCAAGCTCGGGCTGATGACAGCGGCGATTGCGGCGCTGACGATTTTTGAAGGGGCGATGATTTCGGAAATTGTGCGCGGCGGACTTACCTCGGTTGACAAAGGGCAGATTGAAGCGGGACGCTCGTCGGGACTTACGGGAGTGCAGACGCTGTGGCATATCGTGCTTCCCCAGGGTCTCCGGCGCATGGTTCCGCCGTTGGTCAGTCAGTTTATTTCCCTGCTGAAGGACACATCGTTGGCGGTAATTATTTCTCTGGCGGAACTGATGCACAATGCCGGAATCATTATCGGACACGGCTACAACTATACGATTCCGACGCTGCTGCTTGTAGCGCTGATCTATTTTACAGTCAATTTCCTGCTGTCCCAGCTGTCCAAACGCCTGGAGACAAAGAATGCATGA
- a CDS encoding ATP-binding protein → MGQPLNRHPYIQILLVAVVTAIAGEFKINPYAGDIFRIGLGSSAFLLFLLLFRHLPFILTGVATGVSVLLFRTGLDLAGTDFTLLEIMARHCSAMVYYIVFAVLMRVIKERMDGFHPLVLGAVAAVIDLLSNEMELLTRLFVLGTTSFRLNEWTYLMAIAMLRTYFTTGLYSSISISRLRLVQKEQNRRMEQMLGFGSGLYGEVFYLQKSIGTLEQATLDSYDLYRSLKDGGEPAHSRQVLHITQQIHEVKKDSQRILAGLTKLVDREVTGDMPLSGILRFTVKSNQKYADMLGKNITIIQQTTSDYATASYIPLLTLLNNLTANAVEAIKDTGTIYLNIYEKEEMTVLTVTDSGGGVNDRDRELLFEPGFTTKFDDEGVAATGIGLSHVQDIVRLFEGKITVSNAPYAGGAMFKIAIPTKNLRKEE, encoded by the coding sequence ATGGGGCAGCCGCTTAACCGACATCCATATATTCAGATTCTGCTGGTCGCGGTTGTAACGGCGATTGCCGGGGAGTTCAAGATCAATCCCTATGCTGGCGACATCTTCAGAATCGGCTTAGGCAGCAGTGCATTTCTGCTGTTTTTGCTTTTGTTTCGGCATCTTCCGTTTATACTCACCGGCGTGGCTACGGGCGTATCCGTGCTGCTGTTCCGGACAGGCCTTGATCTGGCGGGAACGGATTTTACCCTGCTGGAGATTATGGCCAGACACTGCTCCGCGATGGTGTATTACATAGTTTTCGCTGTACTGATGCGTGTAATCAAAGAACGGATGGACGGTTTCCATCCGCTGGTGCTGGGGGCGGTGGCAGCAGTCATCGATCTGCTCTCCAATGAGATGGAACTGCTGACCCGGCTGTTTGTGCTGGGAACGACCTCGTTCCGCCTGAATGAATGGACGTATCTGATGGCGATTGCCATGCTGAGGACCTATTTTACGACCGGTCTATACAGCAGCATATCGATTAGCCGGCTTCGGCTGGTGCAGAAGGAACAGAACCGCCGGATGGAGCAGATGCTCGGCTTCGGATCGGGCCTGTACGGGGAGGTGTTCTATCTGCAAAAATCAATCGGCACGCTGGAACAGGCTACGCTGGACAGTTATGATTTGTATCGCAGTCTCAAAGACGGCGGAGAGCCGGCCCACAGCCGCCAGGTGCTCCATATCACGCAGCAGATTCATGAGGTGAAGAAGGATTCGCAGCGGATTCTGGCGGGTCTGACGAAGCTGGTGGACCGTGAAGTAACCGGCGACATGCCGCTGTCTGGCATTCTTCGTTTTACCGTGAAGAGCAACCAGAAGTATGCCGACATGCTTGGCAAGAATATCACGATCATTCAGCAGACCACCTCCGATTATGCCACTGCAAGCTATATCCCTCTGCTCACGCTGCTCAATAACCTTACAGCCAATGCCGTCGAGGCGATCAAGGATACGGGAACCATCTATCTGAACATATACGAAAAAGAAGAAATGACCGTGCTGACGGTCACCGACAGCGGCGGCGGTGTGAACGACCGCGACCGCGAGCTGCTGTTCGAGCCGGGCTTCACAACCAAATTCGATGATGAGGGCGTGGCGGCAACGGGAATCGGACTGTCGCATGTGCAGGATATCGTCAGGTTATTCGAGGGCAAGATTACGGTCAGCAACGCCCCCTATGCAGGAGGGGCCATGTTCAAGATCGCCATTCCCACGAAGAATCTGCGAAAGGAGGAGTAG
- a CDS encoding response regulator codes for MPLSFCIVDDDRSARRMLQHIIEASGLGEVTGTAEGGQEGVRLILEESPDIVLMDLLMPDQDGIETIRSLQAQGCKSKFVMISQIENQDMVGRAYESGIEFFIRKPINRIEVETVLRRVNERYAMSRYLDEIKSSLEKLEGLQFGGAPAIPARRTVKDAVQPILMNMGMIGESGSRDITAIMEILMEREDAGTLPPLKELYEAVAARYKKGTSDIAKETKAIEQRLRRALATGLTHLASIGLTDYSHPKFEYYAPLYFEFEDVRAKMKEIDQGRESGKAKVNIRKFLQVMALELQEGLGR; via the coding sequence ATGCCGCTATCTTTCTGTATTGTTGACGATGACCGGAGCGCCAGAAGAATGCTGCAGCATATTATCGAGGCCAGCGGGCTTGGCGAAGTGACGGGGACAGCCGAAGGCGGCCAGGAAGGCGTCAGGCTTATTCTGGAAGAGTCGCCGGACATTGTGCTGATGGATCTGCTCATGCCCGACCAGGACGGGATTGAGACAATCCGCTCCCTGCAGGCGCAGGGCTGCAAGTCCAAGTTCGTCATGATTTCGCAGATCGAGAATCAGGATATGGTCGGAAGGGCGTATGAGAGCGGCATCGAATTCTTCATCCGCAAGCCGATTAACCGGATTGAGGTGGAGACCGTGCTGCGCAGGGTGAACGAACGCTATGCCATGAGCCGCTATCTGGACGAAATCAAATCGAGTCTGGAGAAGCTGGAAGGGCTTCAGTTCGGAGGGGCTCCTGCGATTCCGGCCCGGCGTACGGTTAAGGATGCCGTTCAGCCAATCCTGATGAACATGGGCATGATCGGCGAGAGCGGCAGCCGCGATATTACAGCAATCATGGAAATCCTGATGGAACGGGAGGATGCGGGAACGCTGCCCCCGCTTAAGGAGTTGTACGAGGCGGTGGCCGCCCGTTATAAAAAGGGCACGAGCGACATCGCCAAGGAAACAAAGGCTATCGAGCAGCGGCTGCGGCGGGCGCTGGCGACGGGGCTGACGCATTTGGCCTCCATCGGTCTGACCGATTACAGCCATCCCAAATTCGAATACTACGCGCCGCTTTACTTCGAATTTGAGGATGTGCGCGCCAAGATGAAGGAGATTGATCAGGGCCGGGAATCCGGCAAGGCCAAAGTGAATATTCGCAAATTTTTGCAAGTAATGGCTCTGGAGCTTCAGGAAGGACTAGGGCGCTAA